The proteins below come from a single Chryseobacterium nepalense genomic window:
- a CDS encoding efflux RND transporter periplasmic adaptor subunit, which yields MKIFGKTRIIVLIASIILLQSCTKAAEGSNAAPPPPQLPVYTVITSPATVYQEFPTALEGKNNVEIRSQVDGYLDRIYVEEGAYVRAGQPLFKIDSRSYGEQMNMATANLQVANANIQKAKVEVDRLEPLVSAKVVSEVQLRTAKANYAAAVAAASQARASVGSAKINVGFTTITAPVSGYIGRIPYKKGSLISRTDPNPLTLLSDISEIYAYFSLSELDFIAFQNKYPGATLNEKLKNMPLVDLVIADNSIYTEKGRMSIVDGQFDKTTGAISVRAVFPNPNGVLRTGNTGRVRMPQLFDKTLVIPQESTYEIQDKTYVYVVGKDKKVTGKPVTISGKTESYYFISEGLSKGDKIVFTGIGVLKDGVAIQPKTISSDSLLKARPL from the coding sequence ATGAAAATATTTGGAAAAACGAGGATTATTGTACTCATCGCAAGCATTATCCTTTTACAAAGTTGTACCAAAGCAGCAGAAGGATCAAACGCAGCTCCGCCACCTCCACAGCTTCCGGTTTATACCGTTATCACTTCACCAGCAACTGTTTACCAGGAATTCCCTACCGCATTGGAAGGAAAAAACAATGTGGAAATAAGATCTCAGGTTGACGGATATTTAGATAGAATCTATGTGGAAGAAGGTGCTTATGTAAGAGCCGGACAGCCTCTGTTCAAAATAGATTCAAGAAGCTACGGCGAACAGATGAATATGGCAACAGCCAACTTACAGGTTGCCAATGCCAACATTCAGAAAGCGAAAGTAGAAGTCGACCGCCTTGAACCTCTTGTTTCCGCGAAAGTGGTTTCCGAGGTACAGCTGAGAACCGCAAAAGCAAATTATGCCGCCGCAGTGGCAGCCGCTTCACAGGCAAGAGCTTCTGTTGGAAGCGCAAAAATCAATGTAGGATTTACAACCATTACCGCACCGGTAAGCGGATATATCGGGAGAATTCCTTATAAAAAAGGAAGCCTGATTTCAAGAACAGATCCCAATCCATTGACGTTACTGTCTGATATCAGCGAAATCTATGCATACTTTTCTTTAAGCGAACTGGATTTCATTGCTTTTCAGAATAAATATCCGGGAGCAACTCTAAATGAAAAACTGAAAAACATGCCACTGGTAGATTTGGTAATCGCCGATAACAGCATCTATACTGAAAAAGGCAGAATGAGCATTGTTGACGGACAATTCGATAAAACCACCGGAGCCATTAGCGTTCGTGCCGTATTCCCGAATCCAAACGGAGTTTTGAGAACCGGAAATACAGGCAGAGTTCGTATGCCACAGCTATTCGATAAAACATTGGTGATTCCACAGGAATCCACTTACGAAATTCAGGATAAAACGTACGTCTATGTAGTTGGGAAGGATAAAAAGGTTACGGGAAAACCGGTAACCATATCCGGAAAAACAGAAAGCTACTATTTTATTTCTGAAGGATTATCGAAAGGAGATAAAATCGTATTCACAGGAATCGGTGTATTGAAAGATGGAGTTGCCATTCAGCCAAAAACTATTTCTTCTGATAGTTTATTGAAAGCAAGACCTTTGTAA